The DNA window CCAGTCCATCTTCCCCCGCATCGTCGGCAGCTCTCCTGGTGCGAAGATCCAGTTCGATCACGAGCGCTTCAGCGTGTACGCCGGCTTCAAGACGGCGAACATCATCGAGGTCACCGAGGTCCTCACCCCGGGAACGAGCGAGGTCGAGGAACTCCGTGTCGGCGAGACGAACTACGGCGTCCTCGGCGGCGTGGGGGTCGACATCAACGACTACATGCACGTCGACGCGGGCGGCGGTTACTTCCAGCAAGGCAAGTTCGACCTCCCCGATGTCCGGGGAGAGCCCGTCTACACCGCGGGTCTGTCTGCGCGTGCCGTGGTGCATCACCCGGACATGCCGACGCCCCAGTCGATCGACTTCCAGCTCTACCGGAACGACCCGAACAAGCCGCAGGTCTTCTTCCGGCCGGAGACGTACACCGAAGGCAAGACCACCTGGGCGGTGAGCCTCGAGTACACGAACCTGTTCCAGCACCTCAGCGACTTCGAGGTCGCTGGCGCCACGAACATCCAGCAGGCACGTGCCGCGGCGCTCCAGGCCAACCTGAAGACCGGCTACCTTCGCGCGAGCTTCACGGGCATCTACCGCGATCTCCCGTACGTGCTGCGCAACCAGCCCAGCCTCATCCCCTTCCAGACCATCCCCAGCAGCGAGTCCGTCAAGACGAGCGACGAACTCTTCTTCTCGGTCGCCGCGGACTACTACATCCCTTCGGCACGCTTGACCCCCGGCATCGGTGCCGGTCTCCAGCTCCCGGCGACGTTTGAGTCCAACACCGTGGACAGGGCCAGCTCGCCCATCAGCCGCACCATCGTGGTCCGGGAGCAGGGCAACATCTCCATCCTCCCGGTCAACACGGGCGCTGTGCCCATCATCCAGGCCCGCGCCAGCTTGAAGTGGGACCTGAGCCGCATCATGTCGGCGGTGATCTGGGCTCAGTACGTGCGTGACAACAACGCCACGTTCGTCGAGCGCGATCCCAACGAGGGGACCACCTCCCTCCGCACGTTCATCAGCCCCGACTTCCTCGGCTTCGGCGCCATGGTGCAGGCGCGCTTCTGATCAGGCCTCTCGGCGAGGGCGCGCTCCTTGGAGAGCGCGCCCCCCACCCGCCTCAGTACCCCTTCGTCACCTGCAGCTGATCCGCGAACACCGCTGGATCGGTGGTCGGCGCTTCACAGCGACCACGCTCGCATACGAAGACCGTGGGCGCTCCTCCCAGTGCCCGCTTGCCCTCCACCAAGGGCACCTGCGCGGTGAGCTCACCGAGCGCTCGCTCCGTGCCCCCCACCACGATGCGATTGGGAAGAAACGTCTTGCGGAGTACGTCGACGAGCGCCTTCGGCGTCTCATCGCCATCCGGCCAGACCAGCACGATCTCCCGAGGCGCATCCGTCCAGAAGTCCAGCGCCAGCAGCATGTCGCTGAGCGCCAGCGGTCGCTCCGTGAGCTGAGGAGCGAACGCTTTGAACGCTCGCTCTCCGAGCGTCCGGAACCTGTCCTCGGACGTCAGTTCTCCCAGACGCAACACATTGAGGAGGTGCACCGAGTTCCCGGAAGGCTCGGCTCCATCGTAGGCCGGCTTCTCGCGCGCAAGGAGCTGCTCATGATCATCGCTGGTCATGAACCAGCCTCCCGTCTGCGGGTCGGCATGATGCGTCTCGACCACCTCTGCGAGGGCCAGCGCCTCCCGAAGCCAGCGCCCCTCGAAGGTCACCTCGTACAGATCGAGGAGCCCCTGGATCAGGAACGCATAGTCATCGAGGTAAGCGTTGAACTGAGACTTGCCGTTCAGGAAGCTCCGGCGCAGCCTCCCTGACTCGCGCAGGTGCGTCAGCAGGAAGTCGGCGGCCCGGCTGCCGGCCTGTGCATACCGCGCGTCTCCGAGGGCGAGCGCGCCCGCTGCGAACCCGGAGATCATCAGCCCGTTCCAGGACGTCAGGATCTTGTCGTCGCGGAGTGGTGCGATGCGCTGTTCACGGAGCGCGTACAGCTTGCTCCGGGCAGCGGCGAGCGCAGCGTGTTCTGCCTCGTCCGGCTCACGGACATGCAGGATGTTGCGACCCTCGAAATTGCCGCTCTCCGTCACGCCGTAGTAGCGCATGAACCGCTCCGCTTCGGAGCCGAGCGCCTCCTTCAGTTCGGCGGGCGTCCAGACGAAGAAGCGCCCCTCTTCTCCTTCCGAGTCCGCATCGGTGGCCGAGTAGAACCCACCCTCGGGCGCCGTCATCTCCCGCAGTACGTAATCGAGCACCTCGCGGGTGACGCGTGCAAAATCCGGACGACCCGTTGCCTGATGCGCCTCGGCGTAGGCCACCGCCAGCAGCGCGTTGTCATAGAGCATCTTCTCGAAATGAGGGACCAGCCACTCCGGGTCGGTCGAGTAACGGTGGAACCCACCCCCGACCTGGTCGTACATCCCACCCGAGGCCATCTTCTCGAGCGTGAGCGTCGCCATCTGGAGCACATCCGCGTCTCCCGTCCGCCTGCTCACGCGCAGCAGCAGCCGGAGTGGGAGCTGCGAAGGGAACTTCGGTGCCCGCGCGAGCCCGCCATGGGTCCCATCGAAGCTCCGCTTGTAAGCGCTCATGGCCGCGGCGATGGGCGAGGCGTCCGGCGCGTCGACGTCGGCGGGCACCGCCTGCGCTGACAGCAGGTCGCGGACGATCCCCGACAGATCCGACGCAGCACGTTCGATCCGCTCGCGATCCTGGTGATACACGGTGAGCAGCTCGGCGAGGATGGAGAGGAACCCCTTCCGCATCCCCCGCGCCCCGTCCCGCGGCGGGAAGTAGGTTCCGCCGAAGAACGGCGCCCTGCCCGGCGTGAGGAACACGTTCAGCGGCCAGCCACCGGAGCCGGTGAGCGCCTGGACTGCGCTCATGTAGATCGCGTCGACGTCCGGGCGCTCCTCGCGATCCACCTTGATGCACACGTAGTTCTCGTTGAGGAACTGCGCGATCTGCACGTCCTCGAACGACTCCCCTTCCATGACGTGACACCAGTGGCAGGTGGAGTAGCCGATCGAGATCAGCACCGGCCGATCGAGCCTCCGCGCGTCCTCGAACGCCTCGTCGCCCCACGGATACCAGTTCACGGGGTTGTGCGCGTGCTGGAGCAGGTACGGGCTGCCTTCCAGCAGGAGCCGGTTGGTGTACTCGGGCCGCCCCTCCTTCAGGTGGTGGGTGCGTGGCACGTACCCGGGCCCCTTCGCGGTGAGTGCCTCCGCGAGGCGTCTGGTCAGGTCTGCGGGCAGCTCAGCGGCGCCCGGCAATGCACTCACAAGGGTGGCGTTCTGCACCTCGGACACGTACCACGGGCCAGGACCACTGTCGCGGAACGGCCAGCCTGGACCTACTTGGGCCGGAAATGCCGGAATGCCTCGCGCGCACGCGCCGACACGCTGACCGTCTCGAGGATCCGGAAGCCTCCACGCAGGTAGAACCCCTCGAAGTGGAGCACGCTCTCTCCCTCTGCAGGCTCGATCTCCCAGAACCGTGCGCGCTCTTTCGACGTGCCGAGCACACCGATCCGGTGCCACCCGCCCGGGATCGTTCCGACCCATTCGGCGCCGTGCTTCTCCTCGACCTCGAACTCCTCGCGCGTGTGCTTCACGCGGAAGCTCGCGTCTGGCGCAGAGCCGATCCGGGCCTCCAGGATGCCGCCGGGGAAGCTCCTCCCGCCGGCGTCCCGCCGCCGTGGACCGCGTCGGCTCACGCGGTAGCTGCCGACCGAGATCGGGTCCAGGTAGTAGGTCCCGCCCTCCTTGTGCGCGCGAAGTCGCCCCGAGTAGATCGCCTGCCGCACCGCGCTCTCGGAGATCCCGAGCTGCGTCGCCGTCTCGGGCACCGTCAGCGTGAACCGTGCGCGTGCCGTGGCGACGCTCGTTCCTGGCGGCATCCGCTTCCTGGCGATGCAGTCGAGCATCACGTGGAACATCGGGTCGCGGTACGTCTCGCTCGTCGCGACCACCTTCCCAGGGACGACGGTCGCGTCGAGCAGCGGGTTCTCGGGCCCGTGAACCAGCTCGGTGAGCTCGGCGTCGGTCACCGCGGGGTCTTTCGTCGCTGCGATGACGCGCCGCATGAAGGCGCCCAGCTCGCCAGCGGGCGCGATGAACTCG is part of the Chondromyces crocatus genome and encodes:
- a CDS encoding helix-turn-helix domain-containing protein, which translates into the protein MKTQYTLLSGETVEFIAPAGELGAFMRRVIAATKDPAVTDAELTELVHGPENPLLDATVVPGKVVATSETYRDPMFHVMLDCIARKRMPPGTSVATARARFTLTVPETATQLGISESAVRQAIYSGRLRAHKEGGTYYLDPISVGSYRVSRRGPRRRDAGGRSFPGGILEARIGSAPDASFRVKHTREEFEVEEKHGAEWVGTIPGGWHRIGVLGTSKERARFWEIEPAEGESVLHFEGFYLRGGFRILETVSVSARAREAFRHFRPK
- a CDS encoding thioredoxin domain-containing protein encodes the protein MQNATLVSALPGAAELPADLTRRLAEALTAKGPGYVPRTHHLKEGRPEYTNRLLLEGSPYLLQHAHNPVNWYPWGDEAFEDARRLDRPVLISIGYSTCHWCHVMEGESFEDVQIAQFLNENYVCIKVDREERPDVDAIYMSAVQALTGSGGWPLNVFLTPGRAPFFGGTYFPPRDGARGMRKGFLSILAELLTVYHQDRERIERAASDLSGIVRDLLSAQAVPADVDAPDASPIAAAMSAYKRSFDGTHGGLARAPKFPSQLPLRLLLRVSRRTGDADVLQMATLTLEKMASGGMYDQVGGGFHRYSTDPEWLVPHFEKMLYDNALLAVAYAEAHQATGRPDFARVTREVLDYVLREMTAPEGGFYSATDADSEGEEGRFFVWTPAELKEALGSEAERFMRYYGVTESGNFEGRNILHVREPDEAEHAALAAARSKLYALREQRIAPLRDDKILTSWNGLMISGFAAGALALGDARYAQAGSRAADFLLTHLRESGRLRRSFLNGKSQFNAYLDDYAFLIQGLLDLYEVTFEGRWLREALALAEVVETHHADPQTGGWFMTSDDHEQLLAREKPAYDGAEPSGNSVHLLNVLRLGELTSEDRFRTLGERAFKAFAPQLTERPLALSDMLLALDFWTDAPREIVLVWPDGDETPKALVDVLRKTFLPNRIVVGGTERALGELTAQVPLVEGKRALGGAPTVFVCERGRCEAPTTDPAVFADQLQVTKGY
- a CDS encoding tetratricopeptide repeat protein, which encodes MHRSAPLATAAAALLATFASSAWAQPQPPPPDAERPAAPTPDAPAVDTPEQIREKARTALASNDVGGACLLFEQAYEGAVRASRAGNPGPAPNDVLFELAACHERQGRPNVAVAEYAQVASAGGPNAEAARLRVEALQPPPQPPASMGPPSVPAVTPAPASPPVPSIAPVVDGPKEEPGVLFGDFMDTRLTWTFGDDDILHETGQALPISPNASVGDRRQYRLFFDNLNSRFAGRENLTHLVLYKKMPGFIRNLDTEASVVLRFDMASLSRNANNVNQALYDSGSFLRIFYHTDGKADGKQGIGLTFFPLDTDRMRLGYLYDISWGGTAGSINQSIFPRIVGSSPGAKIQFDHERFSVYAGFKTANIIEVTEVLTPGTSEVEELRVGETNYGVLGGVGVDINDYMHVDAGGGYFQQGKFDLPDVRGEPVYTAGLSARAVVHHPDMPTPQSIDFQLYRNDPNKPQVFFRPETYTEGKTTWAVSLEYTNLFQHLSDFEVAGATNIQQARAAALQANLKTGYLRASFTGIYRDLPYVLRNQPSLIPFQTIPSSESVKTSDELFFSVAADYYIPSARLTPGIGAGLQLPATFESNTVDRASSPISRTIVVREQGNISILPVNTGAVPIIQARASLKWDLSRIMSAVIWAQYVRDNNATFVERDPNEGTTSLRTFISPDFLGFGAMVQARF